TGCATGCCGCAGACGACGACCCGCTGAACCTGCCGCTCTTCGAGCAGCGATTGAAGGTCGGTGCGAAGAAAGGAGTCGGGTGTCGTCTTTCGAACCCGCAGGTCAGACGGCCGGACCTCAAGCCCCGTCGCCAACTGCCACGCGGGCGAGCCATGCTCCAGGTACCCCGGCCCCGATTCGTGCTGAATGAAGATCACCGGCGCTCCGGCCGATCTGGCCTGGCGCGCAACAAAGTTAATGCGGTCGACGGTGCCGGCGCAATCGTGCGCGGCGTTAGGGCCGACGCAGAGGCCTTACTGGTGCAGTGATGCCAGCGTCATGTGCTCTTCACCCTGCAATTGCGCGTATCGCGTTCCCATCTGTGCAACTTACCCGATCGGCGGATGTTGCACTTCGGAGTTGAGATCGCCCCCTTAATCCAGTCGGACAACCATGCGCCCGCCCTCATCGGTGATGGTGTAGGAATATCGATAGCCGTTGCACGTAATTCCGAAACCAGTTTTCGTGAGGAGTTGCCTCATCGAGCTGATCGAATCGCATCTGTATTGGGCCATCTGGATTGCCAATTGCGCCTCTGCTTGCACCTGCGGATTCTCTTCCGGACGCCCCTTGGCCGCGTCAGCGCGCTGAGCTTCAAGCGTGCGCCGCTGAGCCACCAGATTCTGATACTCAGCAGCCTTGCTGACTGCATTTGAATCCGTTGGATCGAGGTTTGCGATTTCTGAGTAGATTTGCCCGGAGCGCTCACCGGGCGGAGCCTGCTTGATTTCCTCTCGCAGCAAGGCAAGCCTTACAGCAGTCCTAAGACGAACAAGGTCCGGGTCACCCACGGTGGGAAATTTTGTCAATAGCTGCCAAGCACCGGGAGCATCGCCAGCGTCAAACCTCTTTTGCGCTTCGCTAAGGACGATCAGCTTATTTGCTTTGAATTCCGCAGCCTGTGCGTCCCTCTTTTCTACCACCCGTTTCTGCATGTCGAGTTGCGCCTGCCTTTCCCGCTGCGCCTGCTGTTTGACCTGCTGATCAGCACTGACAATCGCCCCAGACATGGCCAGCGCCAGAGAGATACACCCGATGAGCCAGCCTGGTACGGTGCGCTCTGACGCTCGCGTGAGATACGCCCACAACGGCGGCAAGCAGACAACGCCAGCCAATATCACCAGCGGGGCTCCCTTCCAAAGACCGCCGATCAGTGCTCGCGTGCCTCCGTAGAGCAAAAAAAGACTGGCGATCCACGCGAGAATCGTCCATCCAAGAGCTTTCCACTCAACTGTATATTTTTTTTCTTGCATGCTCGCGCCTCTCTTTTTCGGTGTAAACACAAAGTGATTGCCAGGCCATTGGCGAATGCCGAGCGCCAATGAGGACGCGACGCTCCTTACCCCCTTGGCGCCCCCGGCGGGAATCGAACCCACATCTAGCGCTTAGGAGGCGCTCGTTCTATCCATTGAACTACGGCGGCGGCTTGTGCCGAGCATTCTATTTGCTGAGCAGCCGCATCGCGTCTTCCAGGCCCTTCAGCGTCAGCGGGAACATACGCTGATTCATCAGCTGCTGGATCACCGCGATGCTCTGGCGGTACTGCCACACGCCGTGCGGTTCGGGGTTGATCCAGGCGAACTTCGGGAACGCGTGCGTGAGGCGCATCAGCCATTCGGCGCCGGCCTCTTCGTTGTTGTATTCGACGCTGCCGCCGGGCTGCAGGATCTCGTAGGGGCTCATCGTCGCGTCGCCGACGAAGATCAGCTTGTAGTCCTTGTTGTACTTGCGGATGATGTCCCAGGTCGGGAACTTCTCCGAGAAGCGCCGCCGGTTGTTCTTCCACATGAAGTCGTAGACGCAGTTGTGGAAGTAGTAGAACTCCAGGTGCTTGAGCTCGGTCTTGGTCGCCGAGAACAATTCTTCGACGCGCTGGATGTGCTCGTCCATCGTGCCGCCGACGTCCATCAGCAGCAGCACTTTCACGTTGTTGTGGCGCTCGGGGCGCATGCGGATGTCGAGCCAGCCGGCGTTGGCGGCCGTCTTGCTGATGGTCTCGTCCAGGTCGAGCTCGTCTTCGTGCCCTTCGCGCGCGAACTTGCGCAGGCGCCGCAGCGCCACCTTGATGTTGCGCGTGCCCAGTTCCTGGCTGTCGTCGTAGTCCTTGTACGCGCGCTGGTCCCAGACCTTGACCGCGCTTCGGTTGCGGCCCTTGTCCTGTCCGATGCGGATGCCCTGCGGGTTGTAGCCATACGCGCCGAACGGGCTGGTGCCGCCGGTGCCGATCCATTTGCTGCCGCCCTCGTGCCGCTCCTTCTGCTCTTCGAAGCGCTTCTTGAGCGTCTCCATCAACTCGTCCCAGCCCATCTTCTCGATCTTGGCCTTCTCCTCGGGGCTGAGGTCG
This genomic interval from Burkholderiaceae bacterium contains the following:
- a CDS encoding VWA containing CoxE family protein, which codes for MLIDFFYTLRSAKLPVSVKEYLALLEALQQGVVGPVANDDGHGGGYSIDDFYYLSRTALVKDEKHYDKFDRAFAAYFKGVELIADFTKDIPLEWLRKNLERDLSPEEKAKIEKMGWDELMETLKKRFEEQKERHEGGSKWIGTGGTSPFGAYGYNPQGIRIGQDKGRNRSAVKVWDQRAYKDYDDSQELGTRNIKVALRRLRKFAREGHEDELDLDETISKTAANAGWLDIRMRPERHNNVKVLLLMDVGGTMDEHIQRVEELFSATKTELKHLEFYYFHNCVYDFMWKNNRRRFSEKFPTWDIIRKYNKDYKLIFVGDATMSPYEILQPGGSVEYNNEEAGAEWLMRLTHAFPKFAWINPEPHGVWQYRQSIAVIQQLMNQRMFPLTLKGLEDAMRLLSK